In one window of Microbacterium dextranolyticum DNA:
- a CDS encoding cation:proton antiporter domain-containing protein: protein MPLIFLCGLVVIALWSLVSHRFERSGVAGPAVLAAAGAALVFIDLTGFADAVGSDGAEHVVELILAVLLFVDACEVEGGMFGGEGRVIARLVLIALPLSLLAAVLSGFLLLPDLNVLVLVVVACVVMPTDFAPAATLLRSPRIPPRIRRILNVESGYNDGLVSPVFGMALAAAVALPALVAAADGTTLSAQTEAELEEHAAEFVTAFFGAVPATLVAIVIGVALGGLFGFLVRGAVRRGWADAAGIRYAMLLVPLVTFAVATLSDIAANGFVAAFVAGIVYRITRTRRLEDRAIPHAEVLLVEEAGTLAANLVWFVLGAMTTIVVLNGFDARMLVLALLALTLFRAVPVYLALLRSSVPWSSRTLIGFVGPRGTATIVFGLLAFNKLPDKEGLDVLALTVFTVVGSIVLHGLVAPQIVKRRMPPSVSTGASATLR, encoded by the coding sequence GTGCCGCTGATCTTCCTGTGCGGGCTCGTCGTCATCGCGCTGTGGTCGCTGGTCAGCCACCGGTTCGAGCGGAGCGGCGTGGCCGGTCCGGCCGTCCTGGCCGCCGCCGGCGCCGCGCTCGTCTTCATCGATCTCACGGGGTTCGCCGACGCGGTCGGAAGCGATGGGGCCGAGCACGTCGTCGAGCTGATCCTGGCGGTGCTGCTGTTCGTCGACGCCTGCGAGGTCGAGGGTGGGATGTTCGGCGGAGAGGGTCGCGTCATCGCGCGGCTCGTGCTGATCGCGCTGCCGCTGTCGCTGCTCGCCGCCGTGCTCAGCGGCTTCCTGCTGCTGCCCGATCTGAACGTGCTCGTGCTCGTGGTGGTGGCCTGCGTCGTCATGCCGACAGACTTCGCCCCCGCGGCGACCCTGCTGCGCTCGCCGCGGATCCCACCGCGCATCCGGCGGATCCTCAATGTCGAGAGCGGCTACAACGACGGCCTCGTCTCGCCCGTGTTCGGCATGGCGCTCGCCGCCGCCGTCGCGCTGCCCGCGCTGGTGGCCGCCGCCGACGGCACCACGCTCAGCGCCCAGACCGAGGCCGAGCTCGAAGAGCACGCCGCCGAGTTCGTCACCGCGTTCTTCGGTGCCGTCCCTGCGACGCTCGTCGCGATCGTCATCGGGGTCGCGCTCGGCGGATTGTTCGGCTTTCTGGTCCGCGGGGCGGTGCGGCGCGGATGGGCGGATGCCGCGGGCATCCGCTATGCGATGCTCCTCGTGCCGCTCGTCACCTTCGCGGTCGCGACGCTCAGCGACATCGCGGCGAACGGATTCGTCGCGGCGTTCGTCGCCGGCATCGTCTACCGCATCACCCGCACGCGCCGGCTCGAGGACCGGGCGATCCCGCACGCCGAGGTGCTGCTGGTGGAAGAGGCGGGCACCCTCGCCGCGAACCTCGTCTGGTTCGTCCTCGGCGCGATGACGACGATCGTCGTGCTGAACGGCTTCGATGCGCGGATGCTCGTGCTCGCACTCCTCGCGCTGACCCTGTTCCGCGCCGTGCCGGTGTACCTCGCCCTGCTCCGCTCGTCGGTGCCGTGGTCGTCGCGCACCCTCATCGGCTTCGTCGGCCCGCGCGGCACGGCCACGATCGTGTTCGGGCTGCTCGCCTTCAACAAGCTGCCCGACAAGGAGGGGCTCGATGTGCTCGCCCTCACCGTGTTCACGGTGGTCGGCAGCATTGTGCTGCACGGGCTCGTCGCTCCGCAGATCGTGAAGCGGCGGATGCCCCCGTCGGTGTCGACGGGGGCATCCGCCACCCTCCGCTGA
- a CDS encoding ABC transporter permease: MTAQSAPLAPAPGFAQSVWLVAEREIGSKLRSKAFLISFGILFAIALGGVIWAGFSAKNASTTAVAVTSDAAQYVQNVPDLELTTVGDRAAAEALVADGTVKAAVVADDAPPLGFSVIVESDAPTGLLTSLSQSPNVVVLDPSSATDWIGYIAAIGFGIVFLLAAQTFGATIAQSVVEEKSTRVVELLISAVPARALLAGKVIGNTVLAMAQVLVLAAIAVVGLTVTGQTAFLQGVGGPIAWFAIFFLFGFVLLASLFAAAAAMVSRQEDIGSTTTPLMFLILAPYFLVIFFWNNPTVLTVMSYVPFSAPVGMPTRLFLGQAQWWEPLVSLAILLVTCVLAILGGAKIYENSILRMGARVKLGEAIRG, translated from the coding sequence GTGACCGCGCAGTCCGCCCCCCTCGCCCCCGCCCCCGGCTTCGCGCAGAGCGTGTGGCTCGTCGCCGAGCGTGAGATCGGCTCGAAGCTGCGGAGCAAGGCGTTCCTCATCTCGTTCGGCATCCTGTTCGCGATCGCCCTCGGCGGCGTCATCTGGGCCGGTTTCAGTGCGAAGAACGCCTCGACCACCGCCGTCGCCGTCACGAGCGACGCCGCGCAGTACGTGCAGAACGTGCCCGACCTCGAGCTCACGACGGTGGGCGACCGCGCCGCCGCCGAAGCCCTCGTGGCCGACGGCACCGTCAAGGCCGCCGTCGTCGCCGACGACGCCCCGCCGCTCGGGTTCTCGGTGATCGTGGAATCCGATGCCCCCACCGGGCTGCTGACGTCGCTGTCGCAGTCGCCGAACGTCGTCGTCCTCGACCCGTCGAGCGCCACCGACTGGATCGGCTACATCGCCGCGATCGGGTTCGGCATCGTCTTCCTGCTCGCCGCGCAGACCTTCGGAGCGACGATCGCGCAGAGCGTGGTCGAAGAGAAGTCGACCCGGGTCGTGGAGCTGCTGATCTCGGCCGTACCCGCCCGGGCGCTTCTGGCCGGCAAGGTCATCGGCAACACGGTCCTGGCCATGGCCCAGGTGCTCGTGCTGGCCGCGATCGCGGTCGTCGGCCTCACCGTCACCGGCCAGACGGCCTTCCTGCAGGGTGTCGGAGGGCCGATCGCGTGGTTCGCGATCTTCTTCCTGTTCGGGTTCGTGCTGCTCGCGTCGCTGTTCGCGGCGGCGGCGGCGATGGTCTCGCGTCAGGAGGACATCGGCTCCACCACGACGCCGCTGATGTTCCTGATCCTCGCGCCGTACTTCCTGGTGATCTTCTTCTGGAACAACCCGACGGTGCTGACGGTCATGTCGTACGTACCGTTCTCGGCGCCCGTCGGAATGCCGACGCGTCTGTTCCTCGGCCAGGCGCAGTGGTGGGAGCCGCTCGTCTCGCTCGCGATCCTGCTCGTCACCTGCGTGCTGGCGATCCTCGGCGGAGCGAAGATCTACGAGAACTCGATCCTGCGGATGGGCGCCCGCGTGAAGCTCGGCGAGGCGATCCGCGGCTGA
- a CDS encoding ABC transporter ATP-binding protein, whose protein sequence is MLELSGITKSYGTKRVLDDVGFTVAPGRLTGFVGGNGAGKTTTMRIVLGVLARDAGTVTLDGAAVTSADRRRFGYMPEERGLYPKMRVLEHIVYLARLHGFDKADATSRAEALLTELGLGERLQDNIETLSLGNQQRAQIAAALVHDPEVLILDEPFSGLDPLAVDVVAAVLQSRAASGTAVLFSSHQLDVVERLCDELVIIAGGTIRASGSRDALRAAHAGHRYELVSSGDAGWLRDEPGVDVVEFDGGYALFDADSDATAQRVLRRAVAAGDVASFAPRHPSLAQIFKEVIQ, encoded by the coding sequence ATGCTCGAACTGAGCGGGATCACCAAGAGCTACGGCACGAAGAGAGTGCTCGACGACGTCGGGTTCACCGTCGCGCCGGGCCGACTCACCGGCTTCGTCGGCGGGAACGGCGCCGGCAAGACCACGACCATGCGGATCGTCCTGGGCGTGCTCGCCCGCGACGCCGGCACGGTCACCCTGGACGGCGCCGCCGTCACCTCCGCCGACCGCCGCCGCTTCGGCTACATGCCCGAAGAGCGCGGTCTCTACCCGAAGATGCGCGTGCTCGAGCACATCGTGTACCTCGCGCGGCTGCACGGGTTCGACAAGGCGGATGCCACGTCGCGCGCCGAGGCGCTGCTCACCGAACTCGGTCTCGGCGAGCGCCTGCAGGACAACATCGAGACGCTCTCGCTCGGCAACCAGCAGCGCGCGCAGATCGCCGCAGCGCTCGTGCACGACCCCGAGGTGCTGATCCTCGACGAGCCGTTCTCGGGCCTCGACCCGCTCGCCGTCGACGTCGTCGCCGCCGTGCTGCAGTCGCGTGCCGCGAGCGGCACCGCGGTGCTGTTCTCGTCGCACCAGCTCGATGTCGTGGAGCGTCTGTGCGACGAGCTGGTCATCATCGCCGGCGGCACCATCCGGGCATCCGGCTCTCGCGACGCGCTGCGCGCCGCCCACGCCGGTCACCGGTACGAGCTCGTCTCCTCCGGCGACGCGGGCTGGCTGCGCGACGAGCCCGGCGTCGACGTCGTCGAGTTCGACGGCGGCTACGCCCTGTTCGACGCCGACTCCGACGCGACGGCGCAGCGGGTGCTGCGCCGCGCCGTGGCCGCCGGCGACGTCGCGAGCTTCGCTCCCCGGCATCCTTCCCTCGCCCAGATCTTCAAGGAGGTCATCCAGTGA
- a CDS encoding response regulator: protein MTDELRVLLVDDHAVMRAGFRMILEAEPDIRVVGEAGTGTQALAQASVLQPDVICMDVQMPDMDGLEATRRLVASPEITAAVVVVTTFDRDDYLFQALEAGASGFLLKNAGPEDLVTAVRVAAAGDALLAPSVTRRVIERFAHATETGHGHPSRTSPEVPEPIAPDDEALAPVVPLTERESEVLRLLADARSNAEIAAALYIGEATVKTHVSNVLQKLGARDRVAAVVWAHRHGLA, encoded by the coding sequence ATGACCGACGAGCTTCGCGTCCTCCTGGTCGACGACCACGCCGTGATGCGGGCGGGTTTCCGGATGATCCTCGAGGCCGAGCCGGACATCCGTGTGGTCGGCGAGGCCGGCACCGGCACGCAGGCGCTCGCGCAGGCATCCGTCCTGCAGCCGGACGTCATCTGCATGGACGTCCAGATGCCCGACATGGACGGACTCGAGGCCACCCGCCGACTCGTCGCGTCGCCCGAGATCACCGCCGCGGTCGTCGTCGTGACGACGTTCGACCGCGACGACTACCTCTTCCAGGCGCTCGAGGCGGGGGCGAGCGGCTTCCTGCTGAAGAACGCCGGCCCCGAAGACCTCGTGACCGCCGTGCGCGTCGCGGCCGCCGGCGACGCGCTGCTCGCCCCCTCGGTCACCCGCCGTGTGATCGAGCGCTTCGCGCACGCGACCGAAACCGGACACGGGCATCCGTCGAGGACCTCCCCGGAGGTGCCGGAACCGATCGCGCCCGACGACGAGGCGCTCGCACCCGTCGTCCCCCTCACCGAGCGCGAGAGCGAGGTGCTGCGCCTTCTCGCCGATGCCCGCAGCAACGCCGAGATCGCCGCCGCGCTCTACATCGGCGAGGCGACCGTCAAGACGCACGTGTCGAACGTGCTGCAGAAGCTCGGCGCCCGCGACCGGGTGGCGGCCGTCGTCTGGGCGCATCGGCACGGACTCGCCTGA
- a CDS encoding sensor histidine kinase → MTPAQRFPWTRPLGADARRADLWLALALLVSAILSAWLGQVAGVYGAEKPAFAWALVYSAAITLPTAYRRRAPELVLILVAAAFFVGVSYRIPEIYVGNVTLFIAMYSVGAWVSDRRRATIVRLVVIVGMFVWLVATTFQAAVSIDDESLSRAGLFSPFAAYMLLQFLVNAAFFGGAYLFGERAWAQARARDVLEERTRELERERELTAAQAVALDRVRIARELHDVVAHHVSAMGVQAGAARAVLERNPVAARQALQTVEQSARDALGELRHLLETLRTPDAETPTDATVHLSALPDLVAHATANGLPTTFTVIGDPVSVSELVQVNVHRIAQEALTNARRHGGPGATADVRLRYAPDAVELEVSNTGRSHLVGRPGLGLVGMRERAAASGGSLEAGPRPRGGFLVRLRVPLPSAAPTREGART, encoded by the coding sequence ATGACCCCGGCCCAGCGCTTCCCGTGGACGAGGCCTCTCGGCGCCGACGCACGGCGAGCCGACCTCTGGCTCGCGCTCGCTCTGCTCGTCAGTGCGATCCTCAGTGCCTGGCTCGGCCAGGTCGCTGGTGTGTACGGCGCCGAGAAGCCGGCGTTCGCGTGGGCGCTCGTGTACTCGGCGGCGATCACCCTGCCCACGGCGTACCGGCGCCGCGCACCCGAACTGGTGCTGATACTCGTCGCGGCAGCGTTCTTCGTCGGGGTGTCGTACCGGATCCCCGAGATCTATGTCGGAAACGTGACGCTGTTCATCGCGATGTACAGCGTCGGCGCGTGGGTGTCGGACAGGCGTCGCGCCACGATCGTGCGCCTGGTCGTCATCGTCGGCATGTTCGTGTGGCTGGTCGCCACGACGTTCCAGGCCGCGGTGAGCATCGACGACGAGTCCCTCTCGCGAGCGGGACTCTTCTCCCCCTTCGCGGCGTACATGCTGCTGCAGTTCCTGGTGAATGCGGCGTTCTTCGGCGGCGCCTACCTGTTCGGCGAGCGGGCCTGGGCGCAGGCCCGTGCGCGCGACGTGCTGGAAGAGCGCACCCGCGAGCTCGAGCGCGAACGCGAGCTCACGGCCGCGCAGGCGGTCGCCCTCGACCGCGTGCGCATCGCGCGCGAGCTGCACGACGTCGTCGCCCATCACGTCTCGGCGATGGGCGTGCAGGCCGGCGCGGCCCGCGCCGTGCTCGAGCGGAACCCAGTCGCCGCGCGACAGGCGCTGCAGACGGTCGAGCAGTCGGCCCGCGACGCGCTGGGCGAACTGCGCCATCTGCTCGAGACCCTCCGCACACCCGATGCCGAGACGCCCACCGACGCGACCGTGCACCTGTCGGCACTGCCCGACCTCGTCGCGCACGCCACCGCGAACGGGTTGCCCACGACCTTCACGGTCATCGGCGACCCGGTCTCCGTCTCAGAGCTCGTGCAGGTCAACGTGCACCGGATCGCGCAGGAGGCCCTCACCAACGCCCGCCGGCACGGCGGGCCGGGGGCGACGGCCGACGTGCGCCTGCGCTATGCCCCCGACGCCGTCGAACTCGAGGTGTCGAACACCGGACGCTCCCACCTGGTCGGCCGACCGGGCCTGGGACTCGTCGGCATGCGAGAGCGCGCCGCGGCCTCGGGCGGATCGCTCGAAGCCGGACCCCGGCCCCGCGGCGGCTTCCTCGTGCGGCTGCGCGTCCCGCTGCCGTCGGCGGCACCCACCCGTGAAGGAGCACGCACATGA
- a CDS encoding exodeoxyribonuclease III, which produces MRIATWNVNSIRARVVRTVDFAVRHDVDVLLMQEIKCKPEQFPYAPFEEAGYTVEAHGLNQWNGVAIASREPIEDLQIGFPDMPGFAKGYDGPDAPQEARAIGAAISGVELWSLYVPNGRGLDDPHYRYKLDWLEALRGYTLDTLRNDPDRALALTGDFNIAPTDADNGDPTVVEGVTTHVSPPEREAFQALIDAGLSDTVRPLVPAGYTYWDYKQLRFPRNEGLRIDFILGSHAFADAVVAASIHRDERKGEIPSDHVPVAVDLDLAGDDDDRPMIF; this is translated from the coding sequence ATGCGCATCGCCACCTGGAACGTCAACTCGATCCGCGCCCGCGTCGTCCGCACCGTCGATTTCGCCGTGCGCCACGACGTCGATGTGCTGCTGATGCAGGAGATCAAGTGCAAGCCGGAGCAGTTCCCGTACGCACCGTTCGAGGAGGCGGGCTACACCGTCGAGGCGCACGGGCTGAACCAGTGGAACGGCGTCGCGATCGCCAGCCGTGAGCCGATCGAGGATCTGCAGATCGGCTTTCCCGACATGCCCGGGTTCGCGAAGGGCTACGACGGCCCGGATGCCCCGCAGGAGGCACGCGCGATCGGCGCGGCCATCAGCGGCGTCGAACTGTGGAGCCTGTACGTGCCGAACGGCCGGGGACTCGACGACCCGCACTACCGCTACAAGCTCGACTGGCTCGAGGCGCTGCGCGGCTACACTCTCGACACGCTGCGGAACGACCCCGACCGCGCCCTCGCCCTCACCGGCGACTTCAACATCGCCCCGACGGATGCCGACAACGGCGACCCCACGGTCGTCGAAGGCGTCACGACGCACGTCTCACCGCCCGAGCGCGAGGCCTTCCAGGCGCTGATCGACGCCGGCCTCAGCGATACCGTGCGCCCCCTCGTGCCGGCCGGGTACACGTACTGGGACTACAAGCAGCTGCGTTTTCCTCGGAACGAGGGTCTGCGCATCGACTTCATCCTCGGATCGCACGCCTTCGCCGACGCCGTCGTCGCGGCATCCATCCACCGCGACGAGCGCAAGGGCGAGATCCCGAGCGACCACGTTCCGGTGGCCGTCGACCTCGATCTCGCCGGTGACGACGACGATCGGCCGATGATCTTCTGA
- the pntB gene encoding Re/Si-specific NAD(P)(+) transhydrogenase subunit beta, producing the protein MLAQSIATAAYIVAALLFVLALAGLSKQQSARRGVVYGIAGMAIALLATFVLVVAGGTLVPDDVTAWLGVGLLVAAVLVGGAIGLWRARVVEMTGMPELIALLHSFVGLAAVLVGWNGALYAEGIAPELVGIHHAEVFIGVFIGAVTFTGSIVAFLKLSARMSSKPLMLPGKNGLNVGALVLFLVLTVWYVATPSIWLLVAVTVLALALGWHLVASIGGGDMPVVVSMLNSYSGWAAAAAGFLLNNDLLIVTGALVGSSGAYLSYIMCKAMNRSFLSVIAGGFGIEAPRGGDKEQGEHRETDAAAVAELLRGARSVIITPGYGMAVAQAQYPVADLTKKLRERGIEVRFGIHPVAGRLPGHMNVLLAEAKVPYDIVLELDEINDDFADTDVVLVIGANDTVNPAAAEDPSSPIAGMPVLHVWQAHNVVVFKRSMASGYAGVQNPLFFRDNTQMLFGDAKERVEEIVTAL; encoded by the coding sequence ATGCTGGCCCAGTCCATCGCCACCGCGGCATACATCGTCGCGGCACTTCTGTTCGTCCTCGCCCTGGCGGGACTCAGCAAGCAGCAGTCCGCTCGCCGCGGCGTCGTGTACGGCATCGCCGGCATGGCGATCGCCCTGCTCGCGACCTTCGTGCTCGTCGTCGCGGGCGGCACTCTCGTGCCCGACGATGTCACCGCCTGGCTCGGTGTCGGCCTACTCGTCGCGGCCGTCCTCGTCGGCGGCGCGATCGGTCTCTGGCGTGCCCGTGTCGTCGAGATGACCGGCATGCCGGAGCTCATCGCCCTGCTGCACTCGTTCGTCGGACTCGCCGCGGTGCTCGTCGGCTGGAACGGCGCCCTGTACGCCGAGGGCATCGCGCCCGAGCTCGTCGGCATCCATCACGCCGAGGTGTTCATCGGCGTCTTCATCGGCGCCGTCACCTTCACCGGGTCGATCGTCGCGTTCCTCAAGCTCTCCGCGCGGATGTCGTCGAAGCCGCTCATGCTGCCGGGCAAGAACGGCCTGAACGTCGGCGCGCTCGTCCTGTTCCTCGTGCTGACGGTCTGGTACGTCGCGACGCCCTCGATCTGGCTGCTCGTCGCCGTGACCGTGCTCGCGCTCGCGCTCGGCTGGCACCTCGTGGCATCCATCGGCGGCGGCGACATGCCCGTCGTCGTCTCGATGCTGAACAGCTACTCGGGCTGGGCGGCCGCCGCGGCCGGCTTCCTGCTGAACAACGACCTGCTGATCGTGACCGGCGCCCTCGTCGGTTCGAGCGGCGCGTACCTGTCGTACATCATGTGCAAGGCGATGAACCGGTCGTTCCTGTCGGTGATCGCGGGCGGCTTCGGCATCGAAGCGCCGCGCGGCGGCGACAAGGAACAGGGCGAGCATCGTGAGACGGATGCCGCAGCGGTCGCCGAACTGCTGCGGGGCGCCCGCTCGGTGATCATCACCCCGGGCTACGGCATGGCCGTCGCGCAGGCGCAGTACCCCGTCGCCGACCTCACCAAGAAGCTGCGCGAACGCGGGATCGAGGTGCGCTTCGGCATCCACCCCGTCGCGGGGCGCCTGCCCGGACACATGAACGTGCTGCTGGCCGAGGCCAAGGTGCCGTACGACATCGTGCTCGAACTCGACGAGATCAACGACGACTTCGCCGACACCGACGTCGTACTCGTCATCGGCGCGAACGACACGGTCAACCCCGCTGCGGCCGAGGACCCGAGCTCGCCCATCGCCGGGATGCCGGTGCTGCACGTGTGGCAGGCGCACAACGTCGTCGTGTTCAAGCGGTCGATGGCGTCGGGGTATGCCGGCGTGCAGAACCCGCTGTTCTTCCGCGACAACACCCAGATGCTCTTCGGCGACGCCAAGGAACGCGTGGAGGAGATCGTCACGGCGCTGTGA
- a CDS encoding Re/Si-specific NAD(P)(+) transhydrogenase subunit alpha has protein sequence MARIGIVREQPGETRVAASPPTVAKMIALGYDVVVETGAGAASSFPDGAYADAGATVASRDDAWAADVVLMVTAPTDAEIALLHPGTTLVGILSPARRPELLSALAARGVTALAMDAVPRISRAQSMDVLSSMANIAGYRAVVEAANEFGRFFTGQVTAAGKVPPAKVLVAGAGVAGLAAIGAASSLGAIVRATDPRPEVADQVASIGGTYLEVVVPDEQKEVSSDGYAKATSAAYDAAAAKLYSDQAADVDIIITTALIPGRAAPRLITASDVAAMKPGSVIVDMAAGQGGNVEGSVAGERVVTANGVTVLGYTDLAGRLPQQASQLYGTNLLNLLTLLTPGKDGTLRIDESDVVQRAVTVTQDGAVTWPPPPVQVSAAPAAAPGAASTPASVPAEKKTLSPAAKTGLIVAGIAALFLVCAVAPPPLPQHFLVLTLSVVIGFYVIGKVAHALHTPLMSITNAISGIIVVGAMTQIIVPNPVVQILAAIAVLLASINIFGGFAVTRRMLAMFQKGDQK, from the coding sequence ATGGCCCGCATCGGCATCGTCCGCGAGCAGCCCGGCGAGACGCGCGTCGCCGCCTCTCCCCCCACCGTGGCGAAGATGATCGCGCTCGGATACGACGTCGTCGTCGAGACCGGAGCGGGCGCCGCGTCGTCGTTCCCCGACGGCGCGTACGCGGATGCCGGTGCGACCGTCGCCTCGCGCGATGACGCGTGGGCTGCGGACGTCGTGCTCATGGTCACCGCGCCGACGGATGCCGAGATCGCGCTGCTTCACCCCGGTACGACCCTCGTGGGCATCCTCTCCCCCGCGCGCCGCCCCGAGCTGCTGTCGGCACTCGCCGCGCGCGGCGTGACCGCACTGGCGATGGATGCCGTTCCCCGCATATCTCGTGCACAGTCGATGGACGTGCTCAGCTCGATGGCCAACATCGCCGGCTACCGCGCCGTCGTCGAAGCGGCGAACGAGTTCGGCCGCTTCTTCACCGGGCAGGTCACCGCCGCCGGCAAGGTGCCGCCGGCGAAGGTGCTCGTGGCGGGCGCCGGTGTCGCGGGACTCGCCGCGATCGGCGCCGCCTCGAGCCTCGGCGCGATCGTGCGCGCCACCGACCCGCGCCCCGAGGTCGCCGACCAGGTGGCATCCATCGGCGGCACCTACCTCGAGGTCGTCGTCCCCGACGAGCAGAAGGAAGTCTCGTCCGACGGGTACGCCAAGGCGACGAGCGCCGCCTATGACGCCGCAGCCGCGAAGCTCTACAGCGACCAGGCCGCCGACGTCGACATCATCATCACGACGGCGCTCATCCCCGGCCGCGCCGCACCTCGCCTCATCACCGCCTCCGATGTCGCAGCGATGAAGCCGGGCAGCGTCATCGTCGACATGGCCGCCGGCCAGGGCGGCAACGTCGAGGGCTCTGTCGCCGGCGAGCGCGTCGTCACCGCGAACGGCGTCACCGTCCTGGGATACACCGACCTCGCCGGGCGCCTGCCCCAGCAGGCCTCGCAGCTCTACGGCACCAACCTGCTGAACCTGCTGACCCTGCTCACCCCCGGCAAGGACGGCACCCTGCGCATCGACGAATCCGACGTCGTGCAGCGTGCCGTCACCGTCACGCAGGACGGCGCCGTCACCTGGCCTCCCCCGCCCGTCCAGGTCTCGGCCGCGCCCGCCGCGGCACCGGGCGCAGCGTCGACGCCGGCCTCGGTTCCGGCAGAGAAGAAGACCCTGTCGCCGGCCGCCAAGACGGGTCTCATCGTCGCGGGCATCGCCGCCCTGTTCCTCGTCTGCGCCGTGGCGCCCCCGCCGCTGCCCCAGCACTTCCTGGTGCTCACCTTGTCGGTCGTGATCGGCTTCTACGTCATCGGCAAGGTCGCCCACGCCCTGCACACGCCGCTCATGAGCATCACGAATGCCATCAGCGGCATCATCGTCGTCGGGGCGATGACGCAGATCATCGTGCCGAACCCCGTGGTGCAGATTCTCGCCGCGATCGCGGTGCTGCTGGCATCCATCAACATCTTCGGAGGCTTCGCCGTGACCCGCCGGATGCTCGCCATGTTCCAGAAGGGGGACCAGAAGTGA
- the pyrE gene encoding orotate phosphoribosyltransferase, whose amino-acid sequence MTAASTPELESERRALVDLIAAEAVFHGDFTLSSGKKATYYVDMRKLTLDHRAAPAIGRLVLDAVRDLNVDAVGGLTLGADPIANAVMHASVAAGTPVDAFVVRKEPKDHGRGRQIEGAEVAGKRVVIVEDTSTTGGSPLKAADVAAAAGAEIVAVVTVVDRKTGAQAAVEAAGYEWRSIIDLDDLGLAAQ is encoded by the coding sequence ATGACCGCCGCCTCCACGCCCGAGCTCGAGTCCGAGCGCCGCGCCCTCGTCGACCTGATCGCCGCCGAGGCCGTCTTCCACGGTGATTTCACGCTGTCCAGCGGCAAGAAGGCGACGTACTACGTCGACATGCGCAAGCTCACGCTCGATCACCGTGCGGCTCCCGCGATCGGTCGTCTCGTGCTCGACGCGGTGCGCGACCTGAACGTGGACGCCGTGGGGGGGCTCACCCTGGGCGCCGACCCGATCGCGAATGCCGTCATGCACGCGTCGGTCGCCGCCGGCACGCCCGTCGACGCGTTCGTCGTGCGCAAGGAGCCCAAGGACCACGGCCGCGGCCGTCAGATCGAGGGCGCTGAGGTCGCCGGAAAGCGCGTCGTGATCGTCGAAGACACCTCGACCACCGGCGGCTCGCCGCTGAAGGCCGCCGACGTGGCCGCCGCGGCCGGCGCCGAGATCGTCGCCGTCGTCACGGTCGTCGACCGCAAGACCGGAGCGCAGGCCGCCGTCGAGGCCGCCGGCTACGAGTGGCGGTCGATCATCGACCTCGACGACCTGGGGCTGGCCGCGCAGTAA
- a CDS encoding universal stress protein, which produces MNNTIIVGVKDAQVSSHAVDWAVERAIARRQAVELVAVVGGAVGAVGEDDIVAEALTAAQELLDTHVERVRAAHPSLSITTRVAAGDPVRVLNEASRDATLLVIGSDYRGSSDRPARGAHGVRIVAGAECPVVVVPALEERPRSGVVVGVDGSTSSEHALRFAAAEAARLGEKLIAVSAWTPLSAPRNSLAVYPEMYLTNMQAATEEVLALALAGLTVDYPDLAVERRAVQGYPSHVLNEAAQDARMTVVGTHGRGALARFLLGSISQEVLARLATVTAVVR; this is translated from the coding sequence ATGAACAACACGATCATCGTCGGCGTGAAGGATGCCCAGGTCAGCAGCCACGCCGTGGACTGGGCCGTCGAACGGGCGATCGCCCGCAGGCAGGCCGTCGAACTCGTTGCGGTCGTCGGCGGCGCAGTGGGTGCGGTCGGTGAGGACGACATCGTCGCCGAAGCCCTGACCGCCGCGCAAGAGCTGCTCGACACGCACGTCGAACGAGTGCGCGCGGCACATCCGAGCCTCTCGATCACGACCCGCGTCGCGGCGGGCGATCCGGTGCGAGTGCTCAACGAGGCATCCCGCGACGCGACGCTGCTCGTCATCGGCAGCGACTACCGCGGATCGTCCGACCGTCCCGCGCGAGGTGCGCACGGCGTGCGCATCGTCGCCGGCGCGGAGTGCCCGGTCGTCGTCGTGCCCGCTCTCGAGGAGCGGCCGAGGTCGGGCGTCGTCGTCGGGGTCGACGGGTCGACGTCGTCCGAGCACGCACTGCGCTTCGCCGCGGCCGAGGCTGCGCGCCTCGGTGAGAAGCTCATCGCGGTGAGCGCCTGGACGCCGCTCTCCGCACCGCGGAACTCGCTCGCCGTGTACCCCGAGATGTACCTGACGAACATGCAGGCGGCCACCGAAGAGGTGCTCGCTCTCGCCCTGGCCGGCCTCACCGTCGACTACCCCGACCTGGCCGTCGAGCGGCGGGCCGTGCAGGGGTATCCGTCGCACGTGCTCAACGAGGCGGCGCAGGATGCCCGGATGACTGTCGTCGGCACGCACGGACGCGGCGCACTCGCCCGTTTCCTGCTCGGCTCGATCAGCCAGGAGGTGCTCGCCCGACTCGCCACTGTCACTGCTGTCGTGCGGTGA